In Scatophagus argus isolate fScaArg1 chromosome 14, fScaArg1.pri, whole genome shotgun sequence, the following proteins share a genomic window:
- the ube2b gene encoding ubiquitin-conjugating enzyme E2 B has protein sequence MSTPARRRLMRDFKRLQEDPPTGVSGAPSENNIMLWNAVIFGPVGTPFEDGTFKLLIEFSEEYPNKPPTVRFVSRMFHPNVYADGSICLDILQNRWSPTYDVSSILTSIQSLLDEPNPNSPANSQAAQLYQENKREYEKRVTAIVEQSWVDV, from the exons ATGTCGACCCCGGCAAGGAGACGGCTTATGAGAGATTTTAAAAG ACTTCAAGAAGATCCTCCCACCGGTGTGAGTGGAGCGCCGTCAGAGAACAACATCATGCTTTGGAACGCTGTTATTTTTGG GCCTGTGGGAACACCGTTTGAAGATG gaacATTTAAGCTTCTGATAGAGTTTTCAGAGGAGTACCCAAACAAGCCTCCCACAGTTCGGTTTGTCTCCAGAATGTTTCACCCAAATG TTTACGCAGATGGCAGTATATGTTTAGACATCCTTCAGAACCGCTGGAGCCCCACATACGATGTGTCATCCATACTCACCTCCATCCAG TCGTTGCTGGACGAGCCAAACCCCAACAGCCCGGCCAACAGTCAGGCCGCACAGCTCTATCAGGAAAACAAGAGGGAGTACGAGAAGAGGGTGACGGCCATCGTGGAGCAGAGCTGGGTGGACGTCTGA
- the cdkn2aipnl gene encoding CDKN2AIP N-terminal-like protein produces the protein MSNLDVQDFIQQNRALADQVETFRGYWESEKHWQARREFILRNINDFSVQQLDHLLSLSMVWANNVFLGCRYSTELLEKVKEMAEGIEVEDPPVFKTRDEIVKKQQGR, from the exons ATGTCTAACCTGGACGTGCAGGATTTTATACAACAAAACAGAGCTCTGGCCGACCAGGTAGAAACCTTTAGAGGTTACTGGGAGAGTGAAAAACACTGGCAGGCCAGGAGGGAGTTCATCCTGCGGAACATAAACGACTTCTCGGTCCAGCAGCTGGACCACCTGCTCTCCTTGTCCATGGTCTGGGCTAACAACGTCTTCCTCGGCTGTCG GTATAGCACAGAGCTCCTGGAGAAAGTGAAGGAAATGGCTGAAGGCATCGAGGTGGAGGACCCGCCAGTCTTCAAGACAAGAGATGAGATTGTTAAGAAGCAACAG GGTCGATGA